In Oryzias melastigma strain HK-1 linkage group LG10, ASM292280v2, whole genome shotgun sequence, a single window of DNA contains:
- the tmx2a gene encoding thioredoxin-related transmembrane protein 2-A: MTKPLPLGRMRSLSAANSAVVFTSLEAAVPSASMGLITGLFAFLYHLPQIYKWLLKPYYIISFTMTVAFLLVRKTPGLCEHLASDREDGNSCDFDWREVEILMFLSAIVMMKNRRAITLEQHVGNLFMFSKVANVILFFRLDIRFGILYLALCVAFVMTCKPPLYMGPEYIKYFSDKTIDEELQRDSRVTWIVEFYANWSSECQSFAPIFADLSLKYNCAGLRFGKVDIGRYSDISERYRVSTSPLSKQLPSLLLFQGGREVMRRPMVDNKGRAVSWTFNEENIIREFNLNELFQKSKKLNKSMSLREKQNSAQPEEGSDELLENSNSDQPTESKKDQ; this comes from the exons ATGACCAAACCGCTTCCTCTAGGCCGCATGCGCAGTTTGAGCGCTGCAAACTCAGCTGTCGTTTTCACTTCTCTTGAGGCTGCTGTTCCCTCTGCCAGCATGGGCTTAATCACAGGACTATTCGCGTTTTTGTATCACTTACCTCAGATTTACAAATGGCTACTGAAGCCGTACTACATTATCTCCTTCACTATGACTGTTGCCTTCTTGCTGGTGAGGAAGACTCCAGGTCTTTGCGAGCACCTGGCGAGCGACAGGGAGGACGGGAACTCCTGCGACTTTGACTGG agagaaGTGGAAATTCTCATGTTTCTGAGTGCCATAGTGATGATGAAGAACAGAAGAGCCA TCACGCTGGAGCAGCACGTTGGTAACCTGTTTATGTTCAGTAAAGTGGCCAATGTGATCCTCTTCTTCCGACTGGACATCCGGTTCGGTATCCTCTACCTTGCTTTATGTGTCG CTTTTGTAATGACCTGCAAGCCTCCTCTTTACATGGGTCCAGAGTACATCAAATATTTCAGCGACAAAACCATAGAC GAGGAACTCCAGAGGGACAGTCGAGTGACCTGGATTGTCGAGTTTTATGCAAACTGGTCATCTGAATGCCAGTCTTTTGCACCAATCTTTGCCGATCTTTCTCTCAA gtacaactgtgCAGGACTCCGGTTTGGAAAGGTGGACATCGGTCGATATAGCGATATCTCAGAAAg GTACAGGGTCAGTACATCTCCTCTTTCCAAGCAGCTTCCCTCACTGCTGCTTTTTCAAGGAGGTCGAGAAGTTATGAGACGTCCAATGGTGGATAACAAAGGAAGAGCCGTTTCTTGGACCTTTAACGAG GAGAACATCATCCGGGAGTTTAACCTCAACGAGCTTTTCCAGAAAtccaaaaaactgaacaaaagtaTGAGTTTGAGAGAGAAGCAAAACAGCGCTCAGCCAGAGGAGGGCAGCGATGAGCTCCTCGAGAACTCCAATTCAGATCAGCCAACAGAGAGCAAGAAAGACCAGTAA
- the clp1 gene encoding polyribonucleotide 5'-hydroxyl-kinase Clp1 has product MATESVEKSIDDAPANGKECTRFDLEKETELRFEVEAGEAAEQVELELLTGLAEVFGSELNRNKKYVFGPGSKIAVFTWQGCSVNLHGKPEVAYVSKDTPMLLYLNTHAALEQMRKQAERENERGPRVMVVGPTDVGKSTVCRMLLNYAVRVGRRPTLVELDVGQSGVSVPGTVSALCIERPADVEEGFSVQAPLVYHFGSTTPGTNIKLYNKLTSCLAEMFSQRCEVNRKASVGGCIINTCGWVKGSGYQALVHCASTFQVDVVLVLDHERLYNELKRDLPHFVRVVLLPKSGGVVERSKECRRETRDEKIREYFYGFRGVSYYPFSFEVRFSDVRIYKIGAPSIPDSCLPLGMSQDDTQLKLVPVTPGRDLTYHVLSVSSVEDGDEGARKSIVEIPVCGFIVVTYVDTQTQVMKVLSPAPRPLPRHTLLIMDIRFMDMK; this is encoded by the exons ATGGCAACAGAGTCTGTAGAAAAGAGTATCGACGATGCTCCGGCAAATGGCAAAGAGTGCACCAGGTTCGACCTGGAGAAGGAAACCGAGCTTCGGTTTGAGGTGGAAGCAGGAGAGGCCGCGGAGCAAGTGGAGCTGGAACTCCTCACCGGACTGGCGGAAGTGTTCGGTTCAGAGCTGAACCGCAACAAGAAGTACGTGTTTGGACCAGGATCCAAGATAGCAGTCTTCACATGGCAAGGATGCAGTGTGAATCTGCATGGAAAACCAGAG GTCGCCTATGTATCTAAAGATACTCCCATGCTGCTCTACCTCAACACCCACGCTGCCCTGGAACAGATGAGAAAACAAGCAGAACGGGAAAATGAGAGGGGACCAAGG GTGATGGTTGTGGGTCCCACAGATGTGGGGAAGTCAACGGTGTGTCGAATGCTTCTCAACTACGCTGTAAGGGTTGGCAGGAGACCAACACTTGTGGAACTGGATGTTGGACAAAGTGGT GTGTCCGTGCCGGGGACGGTGTCAGCGCTGTGCATTGAGCGGCCAGCAGACGTGGAAGAGGGCTTCTCTGTCCAGGCTCCTTTGGTTTATCACTTTGGCTCCACCACTCCAGGCACCAATATTAAACTGTACAACAAG CTGACATCCTGCCTTGCTGAGATGTTTTCCCAGCGCTGTGAGGTAAACAGGAAGGCCAGTGTTGGAGGATGCATCATCAACACCTGCGGCTGGGTGAAAGGTTCAGGATACCAGGCTTTGGTCCACTGTGCCTCAACCTTTCAGGTGGATGTGGTGCTGGTTTTGGACCACGAGAGGCTCTACAATGAGCTTAAACGTGACCTGCCTCACTTCGTGCGAGTTGTGCTCCTTCCCAAGTCTGGGGGAGTGGTGGAACGCTCCAAGGAGTGCCGGCGGGAAACCAGGGATGAAAAGATCCGCGAGTATTTCTATGGATTCCGTGGAGTGTCCTACTACCCCTTTTCCTTTGAGGTGCGGTTCTCTGACGTCCGCATTTACAAAATCGGTGCACCGTCCATCCCAGACTCGTGCTTACCTTTAGGGATGTCTCAGGACGATACGCAGCTAAAGCTGGTGCCTGTCACACCAGGAAGAGACCTGACGTACCACGTGCTGAGCGTGAGCAGCGTCGAGGACGGAGATGAAGGAGCCAGAAAGAGCATCGTGGAGATTCCTGTGTGTGGTTTTATTGTGGTAACTTATGTTGACACTCAGACACAGGTGATGAAAGTGTTGTCCCCAGCACCCAGACCACTGCCCAGACATACTCTGCTTATCATGGACATTCGCTTTATGGACATGAAGTAA
- the si:dkey-6i22.5 gene encoding polyamine-modulated factor 1, with product MEENSCPQQLSEKVEEDKNNFNEKETNSGPEETSSQVSNPEGADKPAEETRVQYNRLKLFDKVMQKSLKKFVEIASDKGFAAMFRPLYKKNPQKMETIHKKFAEELQKTIQEDISRLTEEGMLEFKLDELDKLEDAAKNDLNPAWRPSGIPEQDFCSFLMPYYQKQEAFLRLELKKIQAENAALAQRVQTGRENISQTEQRISTAVDEWKAAVAEFENLASSLCPADVFNV from the exons ATGGAGGAGAACAGCTGTCCTCAGCAGCTATCGGAAAAAGTTGAAGAggacaaaaacaactttaatgaGAAGGAAACAAATTCTGGTCCGGAAGAGACTTCTTCACAGGTGTCGAACCCGGAAGGTGCGGATAAACCAGCAGAGGAAACGCGCGTTCAATACAACAGGCTAAAGCTGTTTGACAAAGTGATgcagaaaagcttaaaaaaattcgTAGAGATCGCCAG TGACAAAGGATTTGCCGCTATGTTCCGTCCATTGTATAAGAAGAACCCCCAGAAGATGGAGACCATTCACAAGAAGTTtgcagaggagctgcagaaaaCGATACAG GAGGACATCAGCAGATTAACTGAAGAAGGCATGTTGGAGTTCAAGCTGGATGAGCTGGACAAGCTGGAAGATGCTGCTAAGAATGACCTAAACCCTGCATG GCGTCCAAGTGGAATTCCTGAGCAAGACTTCTGCAGTTTTTTGATGCCTTACTACCAAAAGCAGGAGGCCTTCCTGCGACTGGAGTTGAAGAAAATCCAAGCAGAGAATGCTGCTCTGGCTCAGAGGGTTCAGACAGGAAGAGAAAATATTTCTCAGACTGAACAGCGGATTTCCACAGCTGTGGATGAGTGGAAG gcAGCTGTTGCCGAGTTTGAGAACCTGGCTTCTTCCCTTTGTCCTGCTGATGTCTTTAATGTGTGA
- the LOC112153624 gene encoding palmitoyltransferase ZDHHC5 isoform X1 — protein MPGVSSGGGGGGVGTAVSSPPRPFRPSRYVPVSAATTFLVGSTSLFFCFTCPWLSDSVSSVVPIYIAVIFIFTLANFCMATFMDPGIFPRAEEDEDKEDDFRAPLYKTVEIKAIQVRMKWCSTCRFYRPPRCSHCSVCDNCVEDFDHHCPWVNNCIGRRNYRYFFLFLLSLTTHIIDVFSFGLVYVLNHRQQLDTPHAAVTMAVMCVAGLFFVPVAGLTGFHIVLVARGRTTNEQVTGKFRGGVNPFNKGCLKNISHILCRAQAPRYTGRPYMHQKMEVQPPFLRPCLTEAQLEAKILDNGIQNDQHSTRSKSSLDQMESQSADAEAPPPPKPDLRYSGLPPADTEESSLLTEAPPTPSMFKYRPPYSSPGRNHSALSHSNKMIRGESLDSPCPSILKSSRQPSYRSEPSSLDGVTLVGGGVGVRRGGGERGEGSGGPGGAAGGVLGGVSGHSLAGRSYTSYPSSLVLSAAGSRSSSLRSAQIAHNPLATLQSEGTTDTSYKSLANQTPRNGSLSYDSLLTPSESPEFESAAHELSPQKPPGPFPSSAKAGQPKVVSPSSPLKGYTSPFLSAQIAQQREGQLLQGSATFSSPHRAYLRAVSPPPPTSPRPPEAQHLIQYGQDLSSRALRNTSSLSSSPGARLLEPPISPPPRGLSLSKSTAYTGETGSQYKLRPTGGGTMVVGGEVGGGHHAPQSTFRPVLANHTISKPAGGVKKVTGVGGTTYEISV, from the exons ATGCCGGGTGTGAGCAGTGGGGGAGGTGGGGGAGGAGTAGGGACGGCTGTTTCCTCTCCTCCCCGACCGTTTCGACCGAGCCGATACGTCCCAGTGTCTGCAGCCACCACTTTCCTCGTTGGATCTACATccctcttcttctgtttcac ATGCCCGTGGTTGTCTGATTCTGTTTCTTCGGTTGTCCCCATTTACATCGCCGTGATCTTCATTTTCACTCTTGCCAACTTTTGCATGGCGACTTTCATGGATCCTGGAATCTTCCCCAGAG cGGAAGAggatgaggacaaagaggatgATTTCCGTGCTCCTCTCTATAAGACGGTTGAGATCAAAGCTATCCAGGTGCGCATGAAGTGGTGCTCAACCTGCCGCTTCTACCGCCCTCCACGCTGCTCGCACTGCTCAGTCTGTGACAACTGTGTGGAG GATTTTGACCACCATTGTCCGTGGGTGAACAACTGTATCGGCCGGAGGAATTATCGTtacttcttcctgtttttacttTCTCTCACCACCCACATCATTGACGTGTTTAGCTTTGGCTTGGTTTATGTCCTGAACCACCGCCAGCAGCTGGACACGCCACACGCTGCCGTTAC TATGGCTGTTATGTGTGTGGCTGGCTTATTTTTCGTCCCAGTTGCTGGCCTAACTGGGTTCCACATAGTGCTGGTGGCCCGCGGTAGGACCACGAATGAGCAG GTGACAGGAAAGTTTCGAGGAGGAGTTAACCCTTTCAACAAAGGCtgtttaaagaacatttcacaCATCCTGTGTCGGGCTCAGGCCCCCAG GTATACAGGACGCCCATATATGCATCAGAAAATGGAAGTACAGCCACCGTTTCTCAGACCTTGTCTTACTGAGGCTCAGCTAGAAGCCAAAATTCTGGACAATGGCATACAGAATGACCAGCATAGCACAAGG TCTAAGAGCAGTCTAGATCAGATGGAAAGCCAGTCAGCTGACGCAGAGGCTCCACCTCCTCCAAAGCCGGATCTTCGTTACTCTGGCTTGCCTCCTGCTGACACTGAGG AGAGCAGTTTGTTAACTGAAGCTCCACCCACACCATCCATGTTCAAGTACAGACCACCTTACAGCAGCCCGGGAAGGAACCATTCTGCTCTTTCACATTCGAATAAG ATGATCCGCGGTGAGAGCCTTGACTCTCCGTGCCCCTCCATCCTCAAGTCTAGCCGCCAACCTAGCTATCGCTCGGAGCCAAGTAGCCTGGATGGGGTCACGCTGGTGGGGGGAGGTGTAGGGGTGCGCAGAGGGGGAGGGGAGAGGGGTGAGGGCTCCGGAGGCCCTGGCGGAGCTGCCGGTGGGGTATTGGGAGGCGTGTCAGGGCACTCCCTGGCTGGGCGCTCCTACACCTCCTACCCGTCTTCGCTGGTTCTGTCTGCCGCCGGCTCGCGCTCCTCCAGCCTGCGCTCAGCACAGATTGCACACAACCCTTTGGCCACGCTCCAGTCAGAGGGCACTACAGACACAAGCTACAAAAGTCtggccaatcagacgcctcGGAACGGCAGCCTGTCCTATGACAGCCTGCTGACGCCCTCCGAGAGCCCTGAGTTCGAGTCAGCCGCTCATGAGCTGTCGCCGCAGAAGCCTCCCGGCCCCTTTCCCTCGTCAGCTAAAGCTGGCCAGCCTAAGGTGGTGTCACCCAGTAGCCCGCTGAAGGGCTACACGTCGCCCTTCCTCTCGGCTCAGATCGCCCAGCAGAGGGAGGGGCAGCTGCTCCAGGGCTCTGCCACTTTCTCCTCCCCTCATAGGGCCTACCTTCGTGCTGTCAGCCCACCACCCCCCACCTCCCCTCGGCCTCCAGAGGCCCAGCACCTGATCCAGTATGGCCAGGACCTTTCCTCCCGAGCCCTTCGTAACACGTCCTCCTTGTCCTCTTCCCCCGGGGCTCGTTTGCTAGAGCCTCCTATCTCCCCGCCTCCTCGTGGCCTCTCCCTCAGCAAGTCCACAGCTTACACTGGGGAGACAGGGTCTCAGTACAAGCTTCGGCCTACAGGAGGGGGCACTATGGTGGTAGGGGGAGAAGTCGGAGGAGGGCATCATGCTCCACA ATCCACCTTTCGCCCAGTTTTGGCCAATCACACAATATCCAAACCAGCGGGCGGGGTGAAGAAGGTAACCGGCGTTGGAGGGACCACATATGAGATTTCAGTTTGA
- the med19a gene encoding mediator of RNA polymerase II transcription subunit 19-A, with amino-acid sequence MTEMFSTLFGQNEAQGPPGSSSLGFGPGKPPPPMPQNQVPMAGQMTPQLGDDGPTLRKTGAMNEPFYLLRELPAGNELTGNTNLITHYNLEHAYNKFCGKKVKEKLSNFLPELPGMIDSPGTQDGSSLRSLIDKPPVCGNSFSPLTGAMLTGFRLHTGPLPEQYRLMHIQPPKKKSKHKHKHHRPQDPLPQETPSDTDPKKKKKKRDDDPDRKKKKKDKKKKKNRHSPDHPGLAGSQPNSNSLR; translated from the exons ATGACGGAAATGTTTTCAACTCTGTTCGGGCAAAATGAAGCTCAGGGACCGCCCGGGTCGTCGTCTTTGGGTTTCGGACCGGGGAAACCTCCGCCACCCATGCCGCAAAATCAAGTGCCCATGGCGGGGCAGATGACACCACAGCTCGGGGATGATGGGCCTACACTGCGAAAGACGGGAGCCATGAATGAACCTTTTTACTTGCTGCGGGAGCTTCCTG cTGGAAATGAACTAACGGGAAACACTAACCTCATCACGCACTACAACCTGGAGCATGCCTACAACAAATTCTGTGGGAAGAAAGTGAAAGAGAAGCTCAGCAACTTTCTGCCAGAATTACCAG GTATGATCGACTCTCCAGGCACTCAGGATGGCAGCTCACTTCGCTCTCTGATAGATAAACCTCCAGTGTGTGGAAATTCCTTTAGCCCGCTGACTGGTGCTATGCTCACAGGCTTCAGACTTCACACAGGACCG ctcccAGAACAGTACAGACTGATGCACATACAGCCTCCaaagaagaaaagcaaacaCAAGCACAAGCATCATAGACCACAAGATCCACTACCCCAAG AAACTCCATCAGACACTGAtcccaagaagaagaagaaaaagagggaTGACGATCCTGAccgtaagaaaaagaagaaagacaagaaaaagaagaaa AACCGCCACAGTCCTGATCATCCCGGTCTCGCTGGATCACAACCAAACAGCAACAGCCTCAGATAG
- the slc43a1a gene encoding solute carrier family 43 member 1a, with protein MAPSLVTAYRRRWWMAVTAVIENLLCSAVLLGWGSLLIMLKREGFYSHLCSENDSVIVSIGNSSDGHADHWLTCVDQEEMLNLGFTIGSFLLSATTLPLGILMDKFGPRPIRLVGSSCFGLSCIIMAVSVYNPHALSALIFLALSLNGFGGICLTFTSITLPNMFGAMSSTIMSLMIGSYASSAVTFPGVKLIYDAGASFQLIMWLWAALAGLVFINCFLNWPKEGFPTPDEVDYSKILTMKALPSSEQKKMTENHKNGDIHHSAEKLPNGPSPRPNAVPFRRSVFSPIFLWSLITMGMTQLRIIFYMGAMNKMLEFLVIHGKDHPSEKLVSKAEGTVNFYASIFGTMQLLCLVTCPLIGYIMDWKMKECADPKAVSSGEEKSGLKRDRKIQKLTNAMRAFILTNILLIIFGSCCLIENLPLQFLTFILHTMVRGFIHSCCGGLYAAVYPSNHFGTLTGLQSLISAVVALLQQPLFIVMVGHLHGDGYWINVGLLISSFAGFMLPGYLFYHRRNLLKEMALREKQPACQELQALKHAEANGHKPHSNGIAAAEA; from the exons ATGGCGCCCTCTCTTGTCACGGCATACCGGAGGCGTTGGTGGATGGCAGTGACAGCGGTGATTGAAAACCTGCTGTGTTCGGCCGTGCTCTTAGGTTGGGGCTCCCTTCTGATCATGCTGAAGAGGGAAGGTTTCTACTCCCACCTGTGCTCAG AAAACGACTCAGTGATCGTGTCGATCGGCAACTCCTCCGACGGTCATGCAGATCACTGGCTTACCTGTGTGGACCAGGAAGAGATGCTGAATCTTGGCTTCACCATTGGCTCCTTTCTGCTCAGCGCCACAACGCTGCCACTCGGCATCCTGATGGACAAGTTCGGTCCACGGCCCATACGACTGGTGGGCAG cTCATGTTTTGGTCTTTCATGCATCATTATGGCCGTTTCTGTCTACAACCCTCATG CTTTGTCAGCGCTCATTTTTTTGGCGCTCTCCCTAAACGGCTTTGGAGGCATCTGCCTGACCTTCACCTCCATCACG CTTCCTAACATGTTTGGTGCGATGAGCTCCACCATCATGTCTCTGATGATCGGCTCCTACGCCTCCTCTGCTGTTACCTTCCCTGGCGTAAAG CTGATCTATGATGCGGGTGCGTCCTTCCAGCTGATCATGTGGCTGTGGGCTGCCCTTGCAGGCCTTGTTTTCATAAACTGTTTTCTCAACTGGCCCAAAGAAGGTTTCCCAACACCAGATGAAGTGGATTACAG TAAGATTCTCACAATGAAAGCTCTACCTTCATCTGAGCAAAAGAAGATGacagaaaaccataaaaatggAGATATCCATCACTCTGCAGAGAAGCTTCCGAATGGACCAAGTCCTAGGCCCA ATGCCGTTCCTTTCCGCCGCTCTGTGTTCTCCCCCATCTTTCTGTGGAGTCTGATTACGATGGGAATGACCCAGCTGAGGATCATCTTCTATATGGGAGCAATGAACAAGATGCTGGAGTTCCTGGTGATTCATGGGAAAGACCACC CATCTGAGAAGCTGGTGTCAAAGGCAGAAGGGACAG tgAATTTCTACGCATCGATCTTTGGTACCATGCAGCTGCTATGTCTGGTCACATGCCCTCTGATTGGCTACATCATGGACTGGAAGATGAAGGAGTGTGCTGATCCCAAAGCCGTCTCCTCAGGCGAAGAGAAAAG TGGACTGAAAAGAGACCGCAAGATCCAGAAGTTAACCAATGCCATGAGGGCCTTCATCCTCACCAACATACTACTAATCATTTTTGGATCCTGTTGTCTTATAGAAAACTTGCCTCTTCAG tttttgaccTTCATCCTCCACACCATGGTACGAGGCTTCATCCACTCGTGTTGCGGGGGCCTCTATGCTGCTGT CTATCCATCCAACCACTTTGGCACGCTAACAGGCCTCCAGTCCCTGATTAGTGCTGTGGtagctctgctgcagcagccgCTTTTCATTGTCATGGTCGGGCATCTGCATGGAGACGGCTACTGG ATCAATGTCGGGCTGTTGATCTCCTCCTTCGCCGGCTTCATGTTGCCAGGTTACCTGTTCTACCACCGCAGAAACCTACTGAAAGAAATGGCTCTCAGAGAGAAGCAGCCGGCCTGTCAGGAGCTGCAGGCCCTCAAGCACGCCGAAGCCAACGGCCACAAACCTCACAGCAATGGAATCGCTGCTGCCGAAGCCTAG
- the LOC112153624 gene encoding palmitoyltransferase ZDHHC5 isoform X2 encodes MPGVSSGGGGGGVGTAVSSPPRPFRPSRYVPVSAATTFLVGSTSLFFCFTCPWLSDSVSSVVPIYIAVIFIFTLANFCMATFMDPGIFPRAEEDEDKEDDFRAPLYKTVEIKAIQVRMKWCSTCRFYRPPRCSHCSVCDNCVEDFDHHCPWVNNCIGRRNYRYFFLFLLSLTTHIIDVFSFGLVYVLNHRQQLDTPHAAVTMAVMCVAGLFFVPVAGLTGFHIVLVARGRTTNEQVTGKFRGGVNPFNKGCLKNISHILCRAQAPRYTGRPYMHQKMEVQPPFLRPCLTEAQLEAKILDNGIQNDQHSTRSKSSLDQMESQSADAEAPPPPKPDLRYSGLPPADTEESSLLTEAPPTPSMFKYRPPYSSPGRNHSALSHSNKMIRGESLDSPCPSILKSSRQPSYRSEPSSLDGVTLVGGGVGVRRGGGERGEGSGGPGGAAGGVLGGVSGHSLAGRSYTSYPSSLVLSAAGSRSSSLRSAQIAHNPLATLQSEGTTDTSYKSLANQTPRNGSLSYDSLLTPSESPEFESAAHELSPQKPPGPFPSSAKAGQPKVVSPSSPLKGYTSPFLSAQIAQQREGQLLQGSATFSSPHRAYLRAVSPPPPTSPRPPEAQHLIQYGQDLSSRALRNTSSLSSSPGARLLEPPISPPPRGLSLSKSTAYTGETGSQYKLRPTGGGTMVVGGEVGGGHHAPHPSLPP; translated from the exons ATGCCGGGTGTGAGCAGTGGGGGAGGTGGGGGAGGAGTAGGGACGGCTGTTTCCTCTCCTCCCCGACCGTTTCGACCGAGCCGATACGTCCCAGTGTCTGCAGCCACCACTTTCCTCGTTGGATCTACATccctcttcttctgtttcac ATGCCCGTGGTTGTCTGATTCTGTTTCTTCGGTTGTCCCCATTTACATCGCCGTGATCTTCATTTTCACTCTTGCCAACTTTTGCATGGCGACTTTCATGGATCCTGGAATCTTCCCCAGAG cGGAAGAggatgaggacaaagaggatgATTTCCGTGCTCCTCTCTATAAGACGGTTGAGATCAAAGCTATCCAGGTGCGCATGAAGTGGTGCTCAACCTGCCGCTTCTACCGCCCTCCACGCTGCTCGCACTGCTCAGTCTGTGACAACTGTGTGGAG GATTTTGACCACCATTGTCCGTGGGTGAACAACTGTATCGGCCGGAGGAATTATCGTtacttcttcctgtttttacttTCTCTCACCACCCACATCATTGACGTGTTTAGCTTTGGCTTGGTTTATGTCCTGAACCACCGCCAGCAGCTGGACACGCCACACGCTGCCGTTAC TATGGCTGTTATGTGTGTGGCTGGCTTATTTTTCGTCCCAGTTGCTGGCCTAACTGGGTTCCACATAGTGCTGGTGGCCCGCGGTAGGACCACGAATGAGCAG GTGACAGGAAAGTTTCGAGGAGGAGTTAACCCTTTCAACAAAGGCtgtttaaagaacatttcacaCATCCTGTGTCGGGCTCAGGCCCCCAG GTATACAGGACGCCCATATATGCATCAGAAAATGGAAGTACAGCCACCGTTTCTCAGACCTTGTCTTACTGAGGCTCAGCTAGAAGCCAAAATTCTGGACAATGGCATACAGAATGACCAGCATAGCACAAGG TCTAAGAGCAGTCTAGATCAGATGGAAAGCCAGTCAGCTGACGCAGAGGCTCCACCTCCTCCAAAGCCGGATCTTCGTTACTCTGGCTTGCCTCCTGCTGACACTGAGG AGAGCAGTTTGTTAACTGAAGCTCCACCCACACCATCCATGTTCAAGTACAGACCACCTTACAGCAGCCCGGGAAGGAACCATTCTGCTCTTTCACATTCGAATAAG ATGATCCGCGGTGAGAGCCTTGACTCTCCGTGCCCCTCCATCCTCAAGTCTAGCCGCCAACCTAGCTATCGCTCGGAGCCAAGTAGCCTGGATGGGGTCACGCTGGTGGGGGGAGGTGTAGGGGTGCGCAGAGGGGGAGGGGAGAGGGGTGAGGGCTCCGGAGGCCCTGGCGGAGCTGCCGGTGGGGTATTGGGAGGCGTGTCAGGGCACTCCCTGGCTGGGCGCTCCTACACCTCCTACCCGTCTTCGCTGGTTCTGTCTGCCGCCGGCTCGCGCTCCTCCAGCCTGCGCTCAGCACAGATTGCACACAACCCTTTGGCCACGCTCCAGTCAGAGGGCACTACAGACACAAGCTACAAAAGTCtggccaatcagacgcctcGGAACGGCAGCCTGTCCTATGACAGCCTGCTGACGCCCTCCGAGAGCCCTGAGTTCGAGTCAGCCGCTCATGAGCTGTCGCCGCAGAAGCCTCCCGGCCCCTTTCCCTCGTCAGCTAAAGCTGGCCAGCCTAAGGTGGTGTCACCCAGTAGCCCGCTGAAGGGCTACACGTCGCCCTTCCTCTCGGCTCAGATCGCCCAGCAGAGGGAGGGGCAGCTGCTCCAGGGCTCTGCCACTTTCTCCTCCCCTCATAGGGCCTACCTTCGTGCTGTCAGCCCACCACCCCCCACCTCCCCTCGGCCTCCAGAGGCCCAGCACCTGATCCAGTATGGCCAGGACCTTTCCTCCCGAGCCCTTCGTAACACGTCCTCCTTGTCCTCTTCCCCCGGGGCTCGTTTGCTAGAGCCTCCTATCTCCCCGCCTCCTCGTGGCCTCTCCCTCAGCAAGTCCACAGCTTACACTGGGGAGACAGGGTCTCAGTACAAGCTTCGGCCTACAGGAGGGGGCACTATGGTGGTAGGGGGAGAAGTCGGAGGAGGGCATCATGCTCCACA CCCTTCTCTTCCTCCCTGA